A genomic segment from Aegilops tauschii subsp. strangulata cultivar AL8/78 chromosome 1, Aet v6.0, whole genome shotgun sequence encodes:
- the LOC109749708 gene encoding LEAF RUST 10 DISEASE-RESISTANCEUS RECEPTOR-LIKE PROTEIN KINASE-like 2.4 isoform X5 → MSCRTSEVEYPEHYGQQLRVVFNFSCKSSRGRMAEDKSSGTGNKVDNIHGQPRKLPYQFIKDITNDFDEAQIVGRGAYGTVYKGTRENGEEIAVKVLQNMTGFDNKEFENLRRLKHQNVVELLGFCNESEKVVAEYNGKQVIAEKMHTALCFEYVCNGSLAEYISDDPCLGLNWQILYKIIKGTCQGLEYLRHGLEVPIWHLDLKPANILLDKDMIPKLADFGLSRLLGDENTRKTISPVGTCNPVLAVTGSNHFSVCGRLMDVLNLLCATESIVSKSNVTLFS, encoded by the exons TTGCAAAAGCTCAAGAGGACGAATGGCAGAGGACAA GAGCAGTGGCACGGGGAACAAGGTTGACAACATACATGGTCAGCCACGTAAGCTACCGTACCAATTTATAAAAGATATTACGAATGATTTCGATGAGGCTCAAATAGTTGGCCGTGGTGCATACGGAACAGTTTACAAG GGTACTCGTGAAAATGGTGAGGAGATTGCTGTGAAGGTACTTCAGAACATGACTGGATTTGATAATAAGGAGTTTGAGAACCTTAGGAGGCTCAAGCATCAAAACGTTGTTGAACTATTGGGTTTCTGCAACGAATCAGAGAAAGTTGTTGCAGAATATAATGGGAAGCAAGTTATCGCTGAAAAGATGCATACAGCGCTCTGCTTCGAGTATGTATGTAATGGTAGCCTTGCCGAGTATATTTCTG ATGATCCTTGCTTGGGACTTAATTGGCAGATACTATACAAAATAATTAAAGGGACCTGTCAGGGTTTAGAATATCTTCGGCATGGATTGGAGGTTCCAATATGGCATTTGGACTTAAAACCTGCTAACATATTGCTAGATAAAGATATGATTCCAAAGCTTGCAGATTTTGGCTTGTCAAGACTCTTAGGTGATGAAAACACAAGAAAGACCATCAGTCCCGTCGGTACATG CAATCCAGTTCTCGCGGTGACCGGAAGCAACCACTTCAGTGTATGTGGACGGCTCATGGATGTTCTCAACCTGTTATGCGCAACTGAAAGCATAGTGAGCAAGAGCAATGTCACACTCTTCAGTTAG